One stretch of Halobaculum marinum DNA includes these proteins:
- a CDS encoding histidine kinase N-terminal 7TM domain-containing protein encodes MTWQYLPIVPAFAAGGVVALAAAVSLRRRDHGPGGAALVAVLVAAAGWSLAVAGAHARGDLAGKLLAVKLGYLFVALLPVAWVVFAWRFTARTERVDRRLIAGLSVVPAVTLLAVWLTPGVSLFWSEVGLRTVDGATYLDTTYGPAFVLHTAYSYVLLGVGGVAIGRTAILTTDSHRVRGGVVLFAVLAPWVGNAAFLLGLIPPGVDPTPLGVVVGAILLAAVTVRHDLLDVPPAARSFARDTAVEHADDGVVVLTEDGVVTDCNPAATDPLGVERDEALGRPLSAVSPSVADAVAAVESTTDADDARRIARSTAEGRRHYEVTVSDFSRRGLDGRVVTLTDVTESHRHRRRVGVLNRLLRHDLRNEMNVVMGYAELLEADAERTDAGATVARDPAPTPTASGDGGTNALERIQESAEEMLDLAETVREVEATLDAEGSELTRLDVAALVRAQADGLSFKAPTARVSVDAPESAWVKASDLVDSVFENLLDNAVVHSHREHPTIDVTVEADEETVAVTVADDGPGIPEQELATFQADGESALTHSSGLGLWLVIWITEESAGEVTFDVDETGTAVTVRLPAAAPPS; translated from the coding sequence ATGACGTGGCAGTACCTCCCAATCGTCCCCGCGTTCGCCGCGGGCGGCGTGGTCGCGCTAGCGGCCGCCGTCTCCCTCCGCCGACGTGACCACGGCCCCGGGGGGGCCGCGCTCGTGGCGGTCCTCGTCGCCGCCGCGGGGTGGTCACTGGCGGTCGCGGGAGCGCACGCCCGCGGCGACCTCGCGGGGAAACTCCTCGCCGTGAAGCTGGGGTACCTGTTCGTCGCGCTCCTCCCGGTCGCGTGGGTCGTGTTCGCCTGGCGCTTCACCGCCCGGACCGAACGGGTCGACAGGCGACTGATCGCGGGGCTGTCCGTCGTCCCGGCGGTGACACTACTGGCCGTGTGGCTGACACCGGGAGTGTCGCTGTTCTGGAGTGAGGTGGGTCTTCGGACCGTCGACGGCGCCACGTACCTCGACACGACGTACGGCCCGGCGTTCGTCCTCCACACCGCCTACTCGTACGTGCTCCTCGGCGTCGGCGGGGTCGCGATCGGTCGAACCGCCATCTTGACCACAGACAGCCACCGCGTCCGCGGCGGTGTCGTCCTGTTTGCGGTGCTGGCGCCGTGGGTCGGGAACGCGGCGTTCCTCCTCGGCCTGATCCCACCGGGAGTCGACCCGACGCCACTCGGTGTAGTCGTCGGGGCCATCCTCCTGGCGGCTGTCACGGTCCGCCACGACCTGCTCGACGTGCCGCCGGCGGCCCGGTCGTTCGCGCGCGACACCGCGGTCGAACATGCCGACGACGGGGTCGTCGTCCTCACCGAAGACGGCGTGGTCACCGACTGTAACCCGGCGGCGACGGACCCGCTCGGCGTCGAGCGGGACGAGGCGCTCGGGCGCCCGCTTTCGGCGGTTAGCCCGTCGGTGGCAGACGCGGTCGCGGCGGTCGAGTCGACCACCGACGCCGACGACGCACGCCGGATCGCTCGCTCGACCGCCGAGGGGCGGCGTCACTACGAGGTGACCGTCTCCGACTTCTCGCGGCGTGGGCTCGACGGGCGGGTCGTCACGCTCACCGACGTGACCGAGAGCCACCGTCACCGTCGCCGGGTCGGCGTGCTCAACCGGCTCTTGCGACACGACCTCCGCAACGAGATGAACGTGGTGATGGGGTACGCTGAGTTGTTGGAAGCCGACGCCGAACGGACCGACGCCGGGGCCACCGTCGCGCGCGACCCCGCTCCGACGCCGACCGCGTCCGGCGACGGCGGGACCAACGCGCTCGAACGGATTCAAGAGTCCGCAGAGGAGATGCTCGACCTCGCGGAGACGGTCAGGGAGGTAGAGGCGACGCTAGACGCCGAGGGGTCGGAACTCACGCGTCTCGACGTCGCCGCCTTAGTCCGCGCACAAGCCGACGGCCTGTCGTTCAAAGCGCCGACTGCGCGCGTCTCCGTCGACGCGCCCGAGTCGGCGTGGGTGAAGGCGAGCGACCTGGTCGACTCGGTGTTCGAGAACCTCCTCGACAACGCTGTCGTCCACAGTCACCGCGAGCACCCGACGATAGACGTGACCGTCGAGGCCGACGAGGAGACGGTCGCCGTCACCGTCGCGGACGACGGGCCAGGGATCCCCGAGCAGGAACTGGCGACGTTCCAGGCCGACGGAGAGTCGGCGCTCACGCACTCGTCGGGGCTGGGGCTGTGGCTCGTGATCTGGATCACCGAGGAGTCTGCGGGCGAAGTGACGTTCGACGTGGACGAGACGGGGACCGCCGTGACGGTTCGCCTCCCGGCGGCAGCGCCGCCATCGTAG
- a CDS encoding MBL fold metallo-hydrolase, whose product MNRIRLDNTVFEGLNNVYVLADDDSDELVLVDAGVALPEVREQLTTDLASLGYELADVDRVLLTHWHSDHAGLAGAIQAESGATVHAHEADAPLVAGDEASLLEERDLQAKKFREWGMPEDRREELSDFLGDHMDLGGEPCDVEPFADGDSFTVDGRTLEAVHLPGHAAGLTAFYDADADEAFVGDAILPKYTPNVGGADVRVDDPLGRYVDSLLRLIDLDPDTAWPGHRDRIDDPAGRAATILRHHVERTENVVDVLRREGASTPWEVSAALFGDLHGIHVLHGPGEAYAHLDHLASNGLAERDGTRYDLVDPDPDVGALFPDPGVDRVVEWSE is encoded by the coding sequence ATGAACCGGATCCGCCTCGACAACACCGTCTTCGAGGGGCTCAACAACGTCTACGTCCTCGCCGACGACGACTCCGACGAACTGGTGCTCGTCGACGCCGGCGTCGCCCTCCCGGAGGTCCGCGAGCAACTGACGACCGACCTCGCCTCGCTCGGATACGAACTCGCGGACGTGGACCGCGTCTTGCTCACTCACTGGCACTCCGACCACGCCGGCCTCGCCGGTGCGATCCAAGCCGAGTCTGGTGCGACCGTCCACGCACACGAGGCCGACGCACCGCTCGTCGCCGGCGACGAGGCGAGCTTGCTGGAGGAGCGTGACCTGCAGGCGAAGAAGTTCCGCGAGTGGGGGATGCCCGAGGACCGCCGCGAGGAACTGTCCGACTTCCTCGGTGATCACATGGATCTGGGCGGCGAGCCGTGCGACGTGGAGCCGTTCGCCGACGGCGACAGCTTCACCGTCGACGGTCGGACCCTCGAAGCGGTCCACCTCCCCGGGCACGCCGCCGGCCTCACGGCGTTCTACGACGCCGACGCGGACGAAGCGTTCGTCGGCGACGCTATCCTGCCGAAGTACACGCCGAACGTCGGCGGCGCCGACGTGCGCGTCGACGACCCGCTCGGCCGCTACGTCGACAGCCTCCTCCGACTGATCGACCTCGACCCGGACACCGCGTGGCCGGGCCACCGCGACCGGATCGACGACCCCGCCGGCCGGGCCGCGACGATCCTCCGCCACCACGTCGAGCGGACCGAAAACGTCGTCGACGTGCTCCGGCGCGAGGGGGCGTCGACGCCGTGGGAGGTGAGCGCGGCGTTGTTCGGCGACCTCCACGGCATCCACGTGCTCCACGGCCCGGGCGAGGCGTACGCCCACCTCGACCACCTCGCGAGCAACGGGCTGGCCGAACGCGACGGGACCCGCTACGACCTCGTCGACCCCGACCCCGACGTGGGGGCGCTGTTCCCCGACCCGGGCGTCGACCGGGTCGTCGAGTGGAGCGAGTAG
- a CDS encoding DNA-directed RNA polymerase subunit L — MELRVIEKTDEELRIEIAGEDHTFMNVLKGQLLNTDGVAAATYDMNPEQSGGQTEPILSVKTEDGLDPLDALGQAATGVSDNLAELYDDIEAAFAEADAAEA; from the coding sequence ATGGAACTTCGCGTCATCGAGAAGACGGACGAGGAACTCCGCATCGAGATCGCGGGCGAGGACCACACGTTCATGAACGTGCTCAAGGGACAGCTCCTCAACACCGACGGCGTCGCCGCGGCGACGTACGACATGAACCCCGAGCAGTCCGGTGGGCAGACCGAGCCCATCCTCTCGGTGAAGACTGAAGACGGCCTGGACCCCCTCGACGCGCTCGGGCAGGCCGCGACCGGCGTCTCGGACAATCTCGCCGAACTGTACGACGACATCGAGGCGGCGTTCGCCGAGGCCGACGCGGCCGAAGCCTGA
- a CDS encoding DUF1684 domain-containing protein: MSTDTDIDAEAYAERVRDDRRKKDEFFAEHPRSPIPQAARSDFAGLRYFDPDPEYRFETPLHEHDDPERITVETTQDGVREYDNVGEFRITVGGEDVTVQAFQSPDDFDRLWVPFRDATSGEETYPAGRYLDLEDPDDRTADGDWVLDFNEAYNPYCAYAEAYECPLVPMDNWLDVSIRAGELLPEL, encoded by the coding sequence GTGAGCACCGACACCGACATCGACGCCGAGGCGTACGCCGAGCGCGTCCGCGACGACCGACGCAAGAAAGACGAGTTCTTCGCCGAGCACCCACGGTCGCCCATCCCGCAGGCCGCTCGGAGCGACTTCGCGGGACTGCGCTACTTCGACCCCGACCCCGAGTACCGGTTCGAGACGCCGCTGCACGAACACGACGACCCCGAGCGGATCACCGTCGAGACGACGCAGGACGGCGTCCGCGAGTACGACAACGTCGGCGAGTTCCGGATCACCGTCGGTGGCGAGGACGTGACCGTGCAGGCGTTCCAGTCGCCCGACGACTTCGACCGCCTGTGGGTGCCGTTCCGCGACGCGACGAGCGGCGAGGAGACGTACCCCGCGGGGCGGTACCTCGACCTGGAAGACCCCGACGACCGGACTGCCGACGGCGACTGGGTGCTCGACTTCAACGAAGCGTACAACCCGTACTGCGCGTACGCCGAGGCGTACGAGTGTCCGCTGGTGCCGATGGACAACTGGCTGGACGTGTCGATCCGCGCGGGCGAACTGCTCCCAGAGCTGTAG
- the hisF gene encoding imidazole glycerol phosphate synthase subunit HisF, with product MTLTKRIIPCIDVDLDDDGNAAVYTGVNFENLEYSGDPVEMAKKYNEAGADEFVFLDITASAEGRETMLDTVSQVADECFIPLTVGGGIRTKQDIKETLRAGADKVSINSGAIANPELITEGADAFGAQCIVISVDARRRFDDEGDHYVTLDDGRECWFECTVKGGREGTGLDVVTWATEAEERGAGELFVNSIDADGTKDGYDIPLTKAVCDAVSTPVIASSGCGGPEHMEEVFVDANADAALAASIFHFDEYGIDEVKEYLDEHGVPVRL from the coding sequence ATGACTCTCACGAAGCGGATCATCCCGTGCATCGACGTCGACCTCGACGACGACGGGAACGCCGCCGTCTACACCGGCGTCAACTTCGAGAACCTGGAGTACTCCGGTGACCCGGTGGAGATGGCGAAGAAGTACAACGAGGCCGGCGCCGACGAGTTCGTCTTCCTCGACATCACCGCCAGCGCGGAGGGACGCGAGACGATGCTCGACACCGTCTCGCAGGTCGCCGACGAGTGTTTCATCCCGCTCACCGTCGGCGGCGGCATCCGGACGAAACAGGACATCAAGGAGACGCTCCGGGCCGGCGCGGACAAGGTGTCGATCAACTCCGGCGCCATCGCGAACCCGGAACTCATCACCGAGGGGGCCGACGCCTTCGGCGCGCAGTGTATCGTCATCTCCGTCGACGCGCGCCGTCGCTTCGACGACGAAGGCGACCACTACGTCACGCTGGACGACGGGCGCGAGTGCTGGTTCGAGTGCACCGTGAAGGGCGGCCGCGAGGGGACTGGCCTCGACGTGGTGACGTGGGCGACGGAGGCGGAGGAACGCGGCGCCGGCGAACTGTTCGTCAATTCCATCGACGCCGACGGCACGAAGGACGGCTACGACATCCCGCTGACGAAGGCCGTCTGCGACGCCGTCTCGACGCCCGTCATCGCCTCCTCTGGCTGTGGTGGCCCCGAGCACATGGAGGAGGTGTTCGTCGACGCGAACGCCGACGCCGCGCTCGCGGCCAGCATCTTCCACTTCGACGAGTACGGCATCGACGAGGTGAAGGAGTACCTCGACGAGCACGGCGTCCCGGTCCGACTGTGA
- a CDS encoding alpha-glucosidase — translation MDEAARSWWKEATVYQVYPRSFADGDGDGVGDLAGLADRADYLADLGVDAVWLNPVYASPMADNGYDVADYRAVDDTFGSMADWRAVRDALHERDIRLVMDFVPNHTSDEHEWFQTSRRRGATADWYHWADGVDADTVAYDATDEGPDGEAPPNNWRSFFGGPAWAYDDEREQWYLHLFDPKQPDLDWSVPAVREAMYDQLRYWLDEGIDGFRLDVVNLLSKPDGYPNGDPDDPFNGALRLVPNGPRIHEYVAEMHDAVFAGRDLLTVGECIGETGVDEAARYVRPDGDGLAMIFHFDHVGIGRGEELWEREEWALTDLKAVFDRWQTGLEGRGWNSLYFNNHDQPRVVSRFGDDEEYRRESATCIATLLHTLRGTPYVYQGEELGMTNPTFESLAEFRDVETVRTVREAIEAGDIDSFEAVQEGVNAHSRDTSRTPMQWTSGPNAGFTAPDAEPWIRLHEDHRTVNVETQRTDTTSVWHYYRRLIDLREAHDVLVYGDYENHTPDDEQVWAYTRTLSETASRDAAHGRAFVALNWSGEAARVDPPSAFAGTEATLALCNYSESPSPATVTAYEARPWEARVYVME, via the coding sequence ATGGACGAGGCCGCCCGTTCGTGGTGGAAGGAGGCGACCGTCTACCAGGTGTATCCGCGGAGCTTCGCCGACGGTGACGGCGACGGCGTCGGCGACCTCGCCGGGCTGGCCGACCGCGCGGACTACCTCGCCGACCTCGGCGTCGACGCGGTGTGGCTCAACCCGGTGTACGCGTCGCCGATGGCGGACAACGGCTACGACGTCGCCGACTACCGCGCCGTCGACGACACGTTCGGTTCGATGGCCGACTGGCGCGCCGTCCGCGACGCGCTCCACGAGCGCGACATCCGCCTGGTGATGGACTTCGTCCCGAACCACACCTCCGACGAACACGAGTGGTTCCAGACGTCGCGGCGCCGCGGCGCGACGGCCGACTGGTACCACTGGGCCGACGGTGTCGACGCCGACACGGTGGCGTACGACGCGACCGACGAGGGGCCGGACGGTGAGGCGCCACCGAACAACTGGCGCTCGTTCTTCGGCGGGCCGGCGTGGGCGTACGACGACGAGCGCGAGCAGTGGTACCTCCACCTGTTCGACCCCAAACAGCCGGACCTCGACTGGTCCGTGCCAGCCGTCCGGGAGGCGATGTACGACCAGTTGCGCTACTGGCTCGACGAGGGAATCGACGGCTTTCGCCTCGACGTGGTGAACCTCCTCTCGAAGCCCGACGGTTACCCGAACGGCGACCCGGACGACCCGTTCAACGGCGCGCTCCGGCTGGTGCCGAACGGCCCGCGGATCCACGAGTACGTCGCCGAGATGCACGACGCGGTGTTCGCCGGGCGGGATCTCCTCACCGTCGGCGAGTGTATCGGCGAGACGGGCGTCGATGAGGCCGCTCGCTACGTGCGTCCCGACGGCGACGGCCTCGCGATGATCTTCCACTTCGACCACGTCGGCATCGGTCGCGGGGAGGAGCTGTGGGAACGCGAGGAGTGGGCGCTGACCGATCTCAAGGCCGTGTTCGACCGCTGGCAGACCGGTCTCGAGGGTCGCGGCTGGAACAGCCTCTACTTCAACAACCACGACCAACCCCGCGTCGTCTCCCGCTTCGGCGACGACGAGGAGTATCGCCGCGAGTCGGCCACCTGTATCGCCACCCTGCTGCACACGCTCCGCGGGACGCCGTACGTGTACCAGGGAGAGGAGTTGGGGATGACGAACCCCACGTTCGAGTCGCTGGCAGAGTTCCGAGACGTCGAGACCGTGCGCACCGTCCGCGAGGCGATCGAGGCCGGCGACATCGACTCCTTCGAGGCGGTGCAGGAGGGGGTGAATGCCCACTCACGAGACACCAGCCGGACGCCGATGCAGTGGACGAGCGGGCCGAACGCCGGGTTCACCGCGCCCGACGCAGAGCCGTGGATCCGCCTCCACGAAGACCACCGGACGGTGAACGTCGAGACCCAGCGCACCGACACCACCTCGGTGTGGCACTACTACCGGCGGCTCATCGACCTGCGCGAGGCCCACGACGTGCTCGTGTACGGCGACTACGAGAACCACACGCCCGACGACGAGCAGGTGTGGGCGTACACGCGGACGCTGTCGGAGACGGCGTCGCGTGACGCCGCCCACGGTCGCGCGTTCGTCGCGCTGAACTGGAGCGGCGAGGCGGCACGCGTCGACCCACCGTCCGCGTTCGCGGGCACCGAGGCCACTCTCGCGCTGTGCAACTACTCCGAGTCGCCGTCGCCAGCGACTGTCACGGCGTACGAGGCAAGACCGTGGGAGGCGCGCGTGTACGTGATGGAGTGA
- a CDS encoding DUF7550 family protein — MADHHEHDHYKEFDYERVTSPMQAVTARQAAIGALIALVGIVVAFGLPLLL, encoded by the coding sequence ATGGCCGACCACCACGAACACGACCACTACAAGGAGTTCGACTACGAGCGCGTCACCTCACCGATGCAGGCGGTCACGGCCCGCCAGGCCGCCATCGGCGCACTCATCGCGCTCGTCGGCATCGTCGTCGCGTTCGGACTGCCGCTGCTCCTGTAA
- the purL gene encoding phosphoribosylformylglycinamidine synthase subunit PurL, translating to MPLADADRELVEAELGRAPTRAEAALFENLWSEHCAYRSSRPLLSAFDSESDDVVIGPGDDAAVVALDDDTYATLGIESHNHPSYVDPFDGAATGVGGIVRDTMSMGAYPIALADSLYFGDFDREHSKYLFEGVVEGISHYGNCIGVPTVAGSVAFDDGYEGNPLVNVACVGLTTPDRLVTATAETPGNKLVLVGNATGRDGLGGASFASEDLAEDAETEDRPAVQVGDPYAEKRLIECNESLIDEDLVVAARDLGAAGLGGASSELVAKGGLGADIALDRVHQREPNMNAMEILLAESQERMVYEVTPENTERVAELAERFDLGCSVIGEVTDGNYVCTFEGETVVDAPAEYLADGAPMNDLDREAPTQPERDLPDAELSAAFEAVVGHPNTASKRWVYRQYDHEVGNRTSVLPGDDAAVMAIREATTDSGEPLGLALSSGSEPNWTAAAPYEGARAVALENATNLAAKGATPLAAVDCLNGGNPEKPDVYGGFAAAVDGLAEMCSDLSIPVVGGNVSLYNDSVAGPIPPTPTLAVIGTKAGFSAPPASFAGEGTVLHVGAPGGALGGSEYLAQAGGSDQFPALPENASEVLETLAEVATADGTLAVHDVSHGGLAVSLAEMVTADAGADVTVDDALALFDETPGRAVVETTDPEAVRAAFDGVAPVAELGAATDDGTLSLTVGDEDLAYDAASIADLRSVIERELD from the coding sequence ATGCCCCTCGCCGACGCGGACCGCGAACTGGTGGAGGCGGAACTCGGACGGGCGCCCACCCGAGCCGAGGCCGCGCTGTTCGAGAACCTCTGGAGCGAGCACTGTGCGTACCGCTCCTCCCGACCGCTGCTGTCGGCGTTCGACAGCGAGAGCGACGACGTCGTGATCGGCCCCGGCGACGACGCCGCGGTCGTCGCCCTCGACGACGACACCTACGCCACCCTCGGCATCGAGAGTCACAACCACCCGTCGTACGTCGACCCGTTCGACGGCGCCGCCACCGGCGTCGGCGGCATCGTCCGCGACACGATGTCGATGGGCGCGTACCCCATCGCGCTCGCAGACTCGCTGTACTTCGGCGACTTCGACCGCGAGCACTCGAAGTACCTGTTCGAGGGCGTCGTCGAAGGGATCAGCCACTACGGCAACTGCATCGGCGTGCCGACGGTCGCCGGCTCGGTCGCGTTCGACGACGGCTACGAGGGGAACCCGCTCGTCAACGTCGCCTGCGTCGGCCTCACTACCCCCGACCGCCTCGTGACCGCGACCGCCGAGACGCCCGGGAACAAGCTCGTGCTCGTCGGCAACGCGACTGGACGGGACGGCCTCGGCGGCGCCTCGTTCGCGTCCGAGGACCTCGCGGAGGACGCCGAGACGGAGGACCGCCCCGCCGTGCAGGTCGGTGACCCGTACGCCGAGAAGCGCCTCATCGAGTGTAACGAGTCGCTGATCGACGAGGACCTCGTCGTCGCCGCGCGCGACTTGGGGGCAGCCGGGCTCGGTGGCGCCTCCTCCGAACTCGTCGCGAAGGGCGGCCTCGGCGCCGACATCGCGCTCGACCGCGTCCACCAGCGCGAGCCGAACATGAACGCGATGGAGATTCTCCTGGCCGAGAGCCAAGAGCGCATGGTGTACGAGGTGACCCCGGAGAACACCGAGCGCGTCGCCGAGTTGGCCGAACGCTTCGACCTCGGCTGCTCGGTGATCGGTGAGGTGACCGACGGCAACTACGTCTGCACGTTCGAGGGGGAGACGGTCGTCGACGCGCCCGCCGAGTACCTCGCCGACGGCGCGCCGATGAACGACCTCGACCGCGAGGCGCCGACCCAACCCGAGCGCGACCTCCCGGACGCGGAGCTCTCGGCGGCGTTCGAGGCCGTCGTCGGCCACCCGAACACCGCGAGCAAGCGCTGGGTGTACCGCCAGTACGACCACGAGGTCGGTAACCGGACGTCGGTGCTCCCCGGTGACGACGCCGCCGTGATGGCGATCCGAGAGGCGACGACCGACTCGGGCGAGCCGCTGGGCCTCGCGCTGTCCTCGGGGTCGGAGCCGAACTGGACCGCCGCCGCGCCGTACGAGGGCGCCCGCGCCGTCGCGCTGGAGAACGCCACCAACCTCGCGGCGAAGGGGGCCACTCCGCTGGCGGCGGTCGACTGCCTCAACGGCGGCAACCCCGAGAAGCCGGACGTGTACGGTGGCTTCGCGGCCGCCGTCGACGGCCTCGCGGAGATGTGTTCCGACCTCTCGATTCCGGTCGTCGGCGGGAACGTCTCGCTGTACAACGACTCCGTCGCCGGCCCCATCCCGCCCACGCCGACGCTGGCGGTCATCGGGACGAAGGCGGGCTTCTCGGCGCCGCCGGCGTCGTTCGCCGGCGAGGGGACCGTCCTCCACGTCGGCGCGCCCGGCGGCGCGCTCGGCGGGTCGGAGTACCTCGCGCAGGCTGGCGGCAGTGACCAGTTCCCCGCGCTCCCGGAGAACGCCAGCGAGGTGCTGGAGACACTGGCGGAGGTGGCCACTGCCGACGGGACGCTCGCCGTCCACGACGTGAGCCACGGTGGCCTCGCCGTCTCGCTCGCCGAGATGGTCACCGCCGACGCCGGCGCCGACGTGACTGTTGACGACGCGCTCGCGCTGTTCGACGAGACGCCCGGTCGTGCTGTGGTCGAGACGACCGACCCCGAGGCGGTGCGGGCGGCGTTCGACGGCGTCGCGCCGGTCGCCGAACTCGGCGCCGCGACCGACGACGGGACGCTGTCGCTGACGGTCGGCGACGAGGACCTCGCGTACGACGCCGCGTCCATCGCCGACCTGCGCTCGGTCATCGAGCGCGAACTGGACTGA
- a CDS encoding PHP domain-containing protein, with protein sequence MLSVELHSHSALSHDGRDPVDMLLEQAAAVGLDALAVTDHDEIDASLEAAAMADDYGLVGIPGMEITSAAGHVLGFGIEEAVPAGLDFDETLDRIRDQGGIAVVPHPFQKSRHGVAPHISAEQLASADAIEVYNSRLLTGRSNRQAETFAVNHGLPMTAGSDAHIAEMVGQAVTEVGASERSVDAILDAVRDGRTSVVGKRTPWRISFRQAAGGAKRRIGRRVDDLL encoded by the coding sequence GTGCTTTCGGTCGAGCTGCACAGTCACTCCGCGCTCTCGCACGACGGCCGCGACCCGGTCGACATGCTCCTCGAACAGGCGGCCGCCGTCGGCCTCGACGCGCTCGCCGTCACCGACCACGACGAAATCGACGCCAGCCTCGAAGCGGCCGCGATGGCCGACGACTACGGCCTCGTCGGCATTCCCGGCATGGAGATCACGAGCGCGGCGGGCCACGTCCTCGGCTTCGGCATCGAGGAAGCAGTGCCCGCGGGCCTCGACTTCGACGAGACGCTCGACCGTATCCGCGACCAGGGCGGCATCGCCGTGGTCCCCCACCCGTTCCAGAAGTCCCGCCACGGCGTCGCACCACACATCTCCGCCGAGCAACTCGCGAGCGCCGACGCCATCGAGGTGTACAACTCCCGGCTGTTGACCGGTCGCTCGAACCGGCAGGCCGAGACGTTCGCGGTGAACCACGGTCTCCCGATGACCGCCGGCAGCGACGCCCACATCGCGGAGATGGTCGGCCAAGCCGTCACCGAGGTCGGTGCCAGCGAGCGCTCGGTCGACGCCATCCTCGACGCGGTCCGCGACGGGCGGACGAGCGTCGTCGGGAAGCGGACGCCGTGGCGCATCTCCTTCCGCCAGGCCGCCGGTGGCGCCAAGCGCCGGATCGGCCGCCGCGTCGACGACCTGTTGTGA
- a CDS encoding asparagine synthase C-terminal domain-containing protein, producing MPADDPPSLDGGDPDLVRAAIASGDPLPGTDGFAGTVDGALVRDVLGRRPVFVDRADPDRWNFDRDNLDDPRPLPAGVVRNEDSERTVWSLPDLDAVDPDAALDAVREAVLASTRAVDGDCVAVAFSGGVDSAVVAAGVPDAPLYVAGFEGAHDVAAARDAADAMGRDLTIVDLSHADLERAVPELVAATGRRNPMDVAIALPLYLVARRAVADGYDRLAVGQGADELFGGYAKVVDPADDHRVAANTVRGARRETMATLPDQLERDVLALRAAGVEPVAPLLHDRVVAAALALPGDLLVADGERKVALRAAAEGVVPEFVRSADKKAVQYGTYVSRELDRLARQDGFKRRMDDHVGRYIAALCGEEYVAPDDR from the coding sequence ATGCCCGCAGACGACCCTCCCAGTCTCGACGGCGGCGACCCCGACCTCGTTCGCGCAGCGATCGCGTCCGGCGACCCGTTGCCCGGGACCGACGGGTTCGCTGGAACGGTCGACGGCGCACTCGTCCGCGACGTGCTCGGCCGTCGACCGGTGTTCGTCGACCGCGCCGATCCTGACCGCTGGAATTTCGACCGGGACAACCTCGACGACCCCCGACCGCTCCCCGCCGGTGTCGTCCGCAATGAGGACAGCGAGCGCACCGTCTGGTCACTCCCCGACCTCGACGCCGTGGACCCGGACGCGGCGCTCGACGCCGTCCGAGAGGCGGTGCTGGCGAGCACCCGCGCGGTCGACGGCGACTGCGTCGCGGTCGCGTTCTCCGGCGGCGTCGACTCCGCCGTCGTCGCCGCCGGCGTCCCTGATGCGCCGCTGTACGTCGCCGGCTTCGAGGGTGCCCACGACGTCGCCGCCGCTCGCGACGCCGCCGACGCGATGGGCCGGGACCTCACCATCGTCGACCTGTCGCACGCCGACCTCGAACGCGCGGTCCCCGAACTCGTCGCCGCCACGGGACGACGCAACCCGATGGACGTGGCTATCGCGCTCCCGCTGTACCTCGTCGCCCGACGGGCGGTCGCGGACGGCTACGACAGACTCGCGGTCGGGCAGGGCGCCGACGAACTGTTCGGCGGCTACGCGAAGGTCGTCGACCCCGCCGACGACCACCGCGTCGCGGCCAACACGGTGCGCGGTGCTCGCCGGGAGACGATGGCGACGCTCCCCGACCAACTGGAACGCGACGTGCTCGCGCTCAGGGCGGCCGGCGTCGAACCGGTCGCGCCGCTTCTCCACGACCGCGTCGTCGCCGCGGCGCTGGCGCTCCCCGGCGACCTCCTCGTCGCTGACGGTGAGCGGAAAGTGGCCCTGCGCGCGGCAGCCGAGGGCGTCGTCCCGGAATTCGTCCGCTCCGCCGACAAGAAGGCCGTACAGTACGGCACCTACGTGTCGCGGGAGCTCGACCGACTGGCTCGCCAGGACGGTTTCAAACGGCGCATGGACGACCACGTCGGACGGTACATCGCGGCGCTGTGCGGAGAGGAGTACGTGGCTCCCGACGACCGATAG